AGACCCCGGTCACTGAGCACATCAACACCAGCactgcaagggggtgggggggagaaacattAACCCCTTGAGCACtggcccccccaaccccctcaacACCTCCTTGCCCCGCAGGCGCTCtgtcccgccccccgccccattccCGACCCCTCCCTGTTACTCACGCAGAGACACGGCCTCATTGAGCCGGGAATCCGGGGACCCGAGTTCAGGTCTTCCTCCGGCCGGGGGGGCTGGACCCTGGCATCTTGGCGGACgggggagtggtggggggagggggagatgtagGGGGGGTCTCGGTGACCGAAGGAACCTGGGGGTCAATCCCCATGGATCCAGCTGCAAAGATAGAGATGtcagagcgccccctgctgagctccctggcCGCTCtccacagcccagcgccccctactgacccCTGCCCCGCACCTCTCGGCCCAGcaccctctgctgagccccacccccctccccacagccgagtgccccctgccgagccccctgccatgctccccacagctccctgttgagcccccaccctgttccccacagcccagccccctctgctgagcccccccAAAGCAGCGCCCCCTGTTCCCCTTCAGTCCCTACCGTGCTGGGGGGGCTCGGTCCCAGGGGTCCTGGATCCCTTCTGTTTTTTGGCCACCAGGGAGCGGATGAGGGTGGCCAGGTCGCTGGGCCTAGCGTCGGCCTTGGCTCTGTCGTCTGGGAGAAACACAGGAAGATgggccagtgcccctcactcccgacccaaacccccgccagcccagcccccccccagccctgccagtgcccctcactcccaacccgcaccccctgctagcccagccctgccagtgcccctcactccgaacccgcagcccctgctagcccagccctgcccccccagccctgccggtgcccctcactcccgacccgcagcccctgccagccccgccctgctggtgcccctcactcccgacccacagccccctgctagcccagccctgccggtgcccctcactcccaacccgcagccccctgctagcccagccctggcccccccagctctgccagtgcccctcactcccgacccgcagcccctgctagcccagccctgccggttcCCCTCACTACCAACCTGCatccccctgctagcccagccctgccccctccccagctctgccggtgctcctgactcccgacctgcagctccctgctagcccagccctgcccccccccccagccctgccgtgcccctcactcccgacccgcaccCCTACCagttctgccccccccagccctgccggtgcccctcaccatTCCTATGCAGCGTCTCGAGGACGCAGTCCCCATCGGGGTCCTCATGGTAGGGGCGGATGCAGGGGCCACAGCTCCGGATCCCCCCGGGGCCGCAGCCCTTACGCCGCTGTAGGAGACAATTCAGCCGGATCCGCGGCGGGCACGTCGCAGCCGGGCCTGCGGGAACAGAACCGGAGCGGCCCCTCTGTAACCACcggcccccactgccctcccagagcccggagagaacccaggagtcctggctcccagcctctcccaccccCGCTGTAACCACcggcccccactgccctcccagagcccggagagaacccaggagtcctggctcccagcctctcccaccccggctctaaccactagacccagctcccctcccagatGTTTCAACATCTGTCCTGGCATTTGCTCCGGTTCTCCCGAtctgcagcgccccccccccgctctgccggtgcccctcactcccgacccgcagcccctgccagcccagccctgtcccccccaggtctgccggtgcccctcactcccgacccgcagcctcccgaagctgggaatagaacccaggagtcctggctcccggcccCTCCTACTCTCCTCCACACACCCCCGATGCCCCTCCCTCTCCATGTCCCCCCTCACCTGCCTCCCCACCGGCCCCCggggccagccccagctccaggagagcAGCCAGGGCCGCCAGCCAGCGCAGGGTCCGCATCGCTCCGAGCGGGGGGGTCCCCGCCTCTGGATCCGCCCTCCCCGgctggtggggcggggggtcagCGgagcgcggggggaggggcaggctgtaTTTATGAATGAACCAGGGATGGAGACGGAGACAGaggcgggcgggggaggggaggggagaccgACCCACAAGTcgccttcacttcctgtcccaaccCCCCTGGCTGGGTGTTCTGTGCGGCTGGTACCCGCTtgcccgccccagaggtggctgcatctcaggggCGGAGGAGCCAGCCCCATTTGAAGCTGTTCTATGTGGCAGTtacccagctgcccctccctaGAGTCAGCCGCATCTCAGCACCAGGCGAGGGCTCCTGGTCTCTCTGCCCTGGGTCTGGCTCTGGGACTCCCTGGCATGGATGTGGGGACGCCCAGCCGGGAGATcagtgacacccccacccccagctggtaTCCATGGTCTCCAAGGAGACGCCTCCACCTGCAGTGGTAGATGCAGCAAACAGcttctcatccccccccccccagggagatggaacccaggtgtcctggatcccagctccccccccacactctaaCCACTACACCAACCCCCCCCTCAAGctgtggagagaacccaggcatcctggctcccagcccctctcacacccacacacccaccagCTGTCACCATGGCaaccagctccctgcactgatgGACCTGGGATGAAGTTGATGCAGCCGTGGGTTGTCATGGTGACAGGATGGAACTGTGGGGGGGGGATCCCCAGTCCCCCCTTAGttatggggggaagggaaagggcttCATCATCTCCCCCCTCCAGGAAACTGAGACCCCAAGCTCCCCACACGGGACTGGGGGGACCCCAGCCCTGGTGCCTGGCTGGACCCCAGGTGTGTGAGGGAGCCCCCCGCCACACGCCAGCCCCCGCTCTGTGCCATGGGCAGCCTGCAGGAGGGACAAAGGGAGCCTGGCCAGCCCTCCATGGGGTATCCTTTGTGACGTGAACCAGCTGGGGTTATAGTGGGGGGCTGGAGCGGGGGGTGCCCCACTGATGAGGTGCGGTGCTGGCATCTCTGGGGCCTGTTGGCTATCGGAGGCTGGCACGGCCCTCGGGCTGACACAAGGTCCATTTCACCAAGACAGCAACCCTCAGGGAGAGCTCAGCTGGAGAAAGATTTCCCTGGAGCGGTGCCAAATAGCCAGCACTGGGAGAGGAGTGgtggctagtggttagagcagggggctgggagccaggactcctgggttctctctcaagttcagggaggggagggctaatggtcagagcagggggctgggagtcaggactcctgggttctatccacagctcggggaggggagtgggttcaagggttagagctgggggtgggggctgaactcctgggttctctccccagtgcaGATACAAACACAGACCTGGGGGCTTTGTTAGCTCAATACATGATTTATTTATCCACTGGTCTACCTTGGCTTGCCAGGCAAAGGAATCCAGCCACATCTGCCTCTCCACGGCatgcagccccagccagccccacaatCCCCTCCGCTGACAGGTAGAAAGCCCAGCTGAGGGGCTGGGAATCCCCctgtctgcacagcagctgctgggccTGGGTGGTGCCTTCGGGAGATGGTGCCCAGAGACAGCTGGGCTTAGGTCGGCATTGTTTTCTTCTTTACCTTCCTTTGGCTGGGCGAAGCTTCGGGCAAGGAATTCGTACCATTTTCCTGGGTTCATTCTACCGCAGAAAGAGCAGCAACGTCGCACGAGCTGCCGTGAAAGGAGACCCAGCTTTGGGGTTTTAACCAAGCCCATTTTCCTCCTCAGTGCTAGCCACGTGTGTGAGTCGGACAGCGATTAACTTTTGAACACAGCCCCTATTAGTTAGAATTAACTGCAGCGTCCCACCACTTCTCTGGAAGGCCAGCCAGTTTTAGGCTTTCAACTCAGAGCGGTTTCTCCAAACTGGTATCCAGGCATTGGAGTAGAATatggatcatttttttttaaatattgtctgaTTCTGGGGGTTTTGTTGACTGTAGAAATAGCCTCAAAGTTAATGCCATCTTCAGTGGAAGACACAGCGAGTCTGGGGATTTTTAACGCCCTGTGTTTTCTGTAACTGTTACTTGGTCATCTGAGTACAAGAAGTACGATTGGGTTTTTTACAGATTTTCTTATTACTGGGCTTTTATTGAACCCCCAAAATAGCAGCACTATTCCTTCACCCTGTTATTTTTCCCCGAAGGAGCCAGAAATTTCAGAAAGGGGCATTTTTATCCTAACAGTTAGCTGGGTAGAATAGAGAGGTTTCGATTCTAATGGTCTTTTTacctttaaaaagggaacaatGTCATGGCATAATATCTCATCctcccagctgaaactgggacCATTTCCCTTTTCACCCTTCAGCGTTTgcctccaaaatcctccccaagTGTCTGAGTATGATAAACGATTTGATTTTTTCAATATACGCATTATCGAGCATCTGAACTAAGTTGTCCTTTTGGTCTCCTATTCtttctagtgataatcagaaTACCGAGCTCCTGTACACAACTTTCGTCAGCGGAAAACGAGCAGGACCATGCTGGGAGGAGTGAGAGGCTTTTGAGTTTTAACACAGACTGGATTTCTCTCAACTGGTATCCAAACATTTGAGTTGACATGCCAGTAATTTTGCAGTAAATTAACACCTCTGGCTGCTTGGCAGGCTGGGGTGGTCTCTTCTTCCGTGAGTCCAAGCTGTCCATAGGGCCAGCCAGCCAGACCTGATTTCTAGCCTAAAGCTACGCCCCCACACTATTTGTTAATAAAACCAAGAGAAAAATACATGCAGGGAGCAAAGAAGGGGTCACAAGGGAGTGCGGCCCCCACAGGCTCTTTCTTTCCTCCCACAGGTGGGTCTGACCATGAATCTGAGCCCCCCATCAAGCAGGAGAGGCCAGGCCAAAGCTGGCTTTGCGGGAGGGGACAGGGGGCTCCGGCAGATAGCAGAGCTCCGGGACGGGCTCCCCTCAGGACCCCGCGTTATGCCTGTCGCCCAATAAGGACGTTGTCTCGTCAGCGCTCCTGCGAGATTCTGCAACGAAAACACAGACGGGGGAGTCTTCAATCAGCGAACTCACCGATGTGCTGGTAAGGGATGGGGACTAGGAGTTAGAgcaggggcagctgggagccaggactgctgggttctctcccggctctgggaggggattggagtatgggggttagagcaggggggtgctgggccccaggactcctggcttctctccTGGCTCTTGGAGGGGGGGTAGCatccaggactcttgggttctctcccagTTCTGGGAGGCGGGTAAGGTCTGGGGGTTAGAGCAAGGGAGTGCTGGgcgccagaactcctgggttctctcctgacTCAGGGAGGggtgcctagtggttagagcaggctgAACATTCCCTTCTACCTCTAACAGCTGCACCCCATGGCCATCTCCTCCAAAtgcccttgtgcctcagtttacctccCTCATGACCGGCACTGGGGTGGATGATTCTCCGGAGCTGCTGGGCCTGACTAGCTTAATTCCAACCCTGACGTGGCCCAATCAGCAGCCTGGCCAATCGCCGGCTAATTAGTGTCACCAGCCTTCACCCAGTTAGCCAGTTTGCAGTTGGTCCAGCTGGTTGCAGCTGGGAAGAGCCGCTGTTCCATCCGGACTCCACCTAACGCTGCCCCAGCCGGTCTGGAGCCGgatcctgagctggtgtcaaTCTGGAGCGACCCCACTGCCCTCCAGGGAGCCAGGGTTGGATTCTGATCTAAGAGTAACTTCTTAACCTGGCCTCAGTGGGAGCTAAATATCATAAGTGTACAattcaaagggaaactgaggcatggagaggaaaaccagggatggaacccaggagggCCCAGCTCCCAGTATCCCTGCTTCTCTGCAGATTGGAATAGTCTAGGGCCTTGGAAGAATAGCAGCGCAGTTCTTATTGCACCCAATAGGGGGCAGTGCAACATGCACACATCACTGCAGAGATGGAAACTTAAACCATCCATGTGTCTGCCCCATATGCCCCAATCCATCCCTCTGTCCTCCGCACTGGAACCATATCTGTGTGTCTACCCCATACCCCATCGtccatccatcctccccatggatcTATATGTGTGTCTGCCCCACACACCCCTGTTTCCCCCACCGCAGATACCCATCCATCTCTCCCGGGTGCCCTGCTCACTCCCCGCCCCCGGTACCTCTCTTTCTCCTGCACAGCCGCTTGATGACGTGCCACATCCATTGCACGAGGAGGCAGAAGCACTTGTACTGGTTGCACATCGTGGGCTCACCTGCACCtagggaggaggggggggaaacgCCGGGGCCAGTGATCAGGCAGCACTGGGGCCAGATTCCCTCCCGCTTGCCTCGCCAATCTCCTGCTGGGCTGGAGTCTGCTCACAGCCCCCAGGCACAGAcctcccgcaccccctcctgtgcTTGGGATGGGGTGTCCCACTTCCGAGCCAGGATCCCGGCGTGATCCCGTCGTACCCTGTCCGGGGAGGGCCCCGTGCACATAGAGATCCACTCCCAACCCCCCAGCTGTGCCATTTCCCAGGGTTGGTGCTACTGGCAGCTCCTCCTGCTCGCACCGTCGCATAATTAACTGCCCCGCCCGCCCGCCTCCACAGCGGGCCTGGCAATCAGGCTGTGGTGAGAACCAGATTCCTGTGCTAACCTGCCGGGCTCCTCTGGCTAGACCCTGGTCACCCTGAATCATCAGCCAAACCAGTTTGAGTCCGTGCCAtgagaaaaacagcagcagcaggctggctCCGGATTCACACCAGGACCCAGCCGCAGCCGCCCCCCCACAAACCCCGGGCCCAAGGGTCAGTGGAGAGCTCTGACCGATCTCCATTCTCAGAATCCGAGGGACCGCCCTGATCGGGTCGTCTGATGACCTCTCTAAgccaggacttccctgaattaattcccgAATTCAACTAGAACAGATCCTTCCGAGCAAACTCCTGGTCTCGATCGAAACACAGCCGGGGCGGGGACTCTGCCTCGACCCTCGGTAAAGTGTCCCCAGGGTTATATTCCCCTCCCTGTTACAAAGTCACATCTCGTTTCCCGTCTGAATTTGGCTGGTGCCGGCGTCCAGTCATCGGATCGGAAAACTCTCTAATCTGGAATTTCTGCTTCGCCTTCCAGCCACGCCTAGGGGAGCTCCTGTCTCCCCGTAACCTGTCTGTGGAGCTAAAACAACTGAGCTCCTGGAGTCGGGGTTTCTAGCTCTTTCAtaattttcatggctcttctttgagccCTCAGCAACTGATCGATGCCCTCCTCGAATTGGGGGCCCCAGAACTGGATTGAAGCCACGGCCGCACCGGGGCCGTATCCAGAGGGCAAATCCCATCTCGGCTCCTGCTCCAGGGTGCCGTTTACATGGCCCAGGATGGCGTTGGCACTTTCTCTCCGCATCACCCCCAAATCTTTGCCAGAGCCCCTGTTTCCCAGGAGGGAGCCCCCGGGCCCAGACACCTCTAAGAGCCACCGGGCCATGGGCTGGCGTGGCGTATCCCCTCCGTTCCCCGCCAGAAGATCCTTACCGGTCTCCGGCGTCGTCCCACTCTGGGTGCCTCTCCCTTATCCTCTGGAACGGCCCTGGGTTTATATACCTGCCTCCCCGCCCTGAATGCCCAGACTGGCTGGATCACAGCAGGGCGAAGTCACGGGGTGGGGAGAAATTGGGGTGTTTTCACAACTGCCCCGGAGCAGCCGGTAGGGTTGGTAGCCTGCCAGGTTGTCATTGAACCCAGcatcctccaccccacccttCGCCGGGGTCtctgaggcagggcagagctCTGGTGGCAGACCTGGAGGGGGGGGTATGATTCTTTCtggggggctaaggcaggggaTGATATTTGGGGGAAGTGGAATTGGGGCACGGCATATCTGAaacccccccccggctcccttTATGGGATCCATCTTGCCCAGTgtcttctagcagtcagagggtTAGGGTCACCCTTCGTGTGGGCTTATGTCCCTGGCTATCTTTGGCTAATTGAAGAATGTATCCatatcttttctgaaccctgtgaTCCTTTTACCCATCAGGTAATGCCCCCAgcggtgagttccacaggttggctatGCGCCGCATGAACACATACATCCTCGGGGGTTGCGTTCATTTCTTCGGGTGCCCCTGGGCTCTGTTTGGGGGGACAGGAGAGCTGAGCTTGGGCTGCAGTATGAGTTGGCTGGGGCCAAAGCCAGAGGAGGCGGCTGCCCAGATGAGTGATGCTGGGACCAGCCCTCAAAGCACAAACCATTGCCGCTGGGTCGGGTGACagggcagccccccagcccttcccttccaTGGATCTGCTGGATGTTTGGTTGTTGTGGTCGTGCTGTGAGATGTTTGAAGCCTGAAGCTGCCAAAACAACTGGGGAAGCGATCTAGGATCCCAACCCGGACGGGTTTCCCACCCGGTGGTTACAGGAACTTTAAGCTCgggagagagggtgggtgagTCTCTttctccaccaccacctccacccttCCCTACGacatatccccccaccccactatgTCCAGATCCCCTTTCCCTTCAGCCATTAGCACGTTACAAGCCATCATCACCTTGAGGTTTCACCAAAGCGTTTGAGTAGAAGCATTAATTTTTAACAGGtttcttcttcattttttaaGTTAACCATAAAAATAGTAATACAAAAATCACTGTCCCTGTCACCTGTTGCTGTTTTTTTAGAAGGGACCAGACACTTTAGAAAAGAACATTCTTCTCCAAGCCGTTAGCCAAGGATTTGAGTGCAATGAGTATTTTTTACAGCTTTTCTTCCGATGAGATATTTTTACCTTCGAAATAGCAGGCACATCCATTCTTCTTTTCACCTATTGtttagttcagtggttttcaacctgtgctcCGCCGACTCTTAGGGTCCACAGACTATGCCCAAGGGGTCCGCAAAAAGtggttgttaccatagaacagttgTTTTCAATCTGTGATCTGCGGAGTCCCGGGGGTCCACAGAAAATGGTCCACGGCTTGAAATTTTGCAGTGGTCTGCAAATGACAAAAGGTTAAAACCTACTGGGTTAGTTGAAGAAGTTTTTAGAAATAAGCATTTTTCTCCTATCTGTCAGCCAAGCATTTGAGTACAACACATATAATTTTGTTGCAGCTTTTCTGAATAGTGGATTTATTTTTTACCTGAGAAGTAGCAGCAATATTCAGTCGTCTCATCAGCTGTTTTTTAGTTCAAGGTTTTAGCAATGAGTGTTTTTCTCCTAGCTATTAGCCACCATTGAGTATAACacgtattaatttttagaaagcTTTTCTTAGTATTGGATTTTTTGAACCTTAGAAATAGCAGCAGTCTTCCCCTCACTTATCTTttggttacaggtttcagagaagagcccttTGCTCCAAACTGTTAGACAAGTATGGAGTATAATGGGGACGGAGAGAAGTGAAGGTTTCACAATTACTACCAGGGCTGGTAGATCCAGTCTTGGCTGGCTTCAGCTTCCCCAGGAGCATGATTGCTCAAGGGATCTAAGGTGACGCTGGAATTTTTCCCCACGTTCCCATCCAGCTCTTGATCAGCTTCTCTCCTGTAATTAGAAACTTGGCTCTGAGCTCCCTCCCCACCTTCTCTAACCACCataccccattcccctcccagagctgagagaagaacccaggagtcctggctccctgccctagaCACCTATTGATCATGGCCCCCACTGAGTGAGGTGCTGCACGTTCAGGGGCGTGGGGACATGGTGACACCTGCCCCTTTCTTGGGGGATTAGACCCCATTTGTCCTCCTCCAGGCCCCGGAATCTTAAAGGGCCAGTttgtccatcccccccaccctgccccagttcCCTACATGGGGTGGATCCTCCAGTGGTTGACAGGCCACTTGGCAGGGCCGGGACCAGCATTGGCCCCTTGTAGTTCAATGTGGGGTCCCTCTGGCCCAAACGGTGACCCCACGTGGGGCTGTAGCCAGCCAGGTGTCATGGGGGGGACACGCTGAGGCCAGCCTGGGGCCGCCACGTTGGGGGCAGGTCAAACCGATCCCCAGTCGGACAGGCCCTGGCACTGTTTCGGGCTCGCGGTGGCCCCTGGgaggctggtgggggtggggggagctgcatGGAGAGCGGGGGGGTCAGGAGCTGGGGGGTGAGAGTGAAATAGGCGCGGCCCCCTTTAAGAGCCAGTCTGGGTATTGGGGAGCGGCCCCTTTAAGAGCTTGAGTAACACGCAGCGGCCCCTTTaagaagaggagaatcagggaGCGGCCCCTTTAAGAgcatcctctcccctgcccccctcgcTTCCCACgttctgcccaagccctgggtcACGTGGCGAGGGAGCGGCCCCGCCCCCATCCGCCGGAGTCCGCGCCGGAACGAAGCCTCCTGAGTGCGCCTGCGCGGCCCGGGCCCGATCGCTGCTGCCGGGCTCAGGCTGCCCCACGCGGCTCGCGCCGCCGCCGGAATGGTGAGGGCGTGACGTCACTGCCCCCGGGGAACCCCCCCCGCCGCGGGGCATGCGGGGTGGGGTTTGGGTGAGCCgggggggctgtgcggggggGGCTGTGCgcggggggggccgggggaagtctggggggctgggggggctgcgcggggggggctgggggaagtctggggggccgggggggctgtgcgcggggggggggaccgggggaagtctggggggctgggggggctgtgcgggagggctgggggggctgtgcgCGGGGGGGAGGTCTGGGGAGCGGGGGGTGCTGTGCgcgcggcggggggcggggggctgtgcgCGGGGGGGCCCCCGGCCGGCCTTGGGGCCTGGGGGGCATTGGCATTGGTGCCTGGGGGGTGAGCGATGGTGCCGGCAGGTGATCAGTGGTTCATgcgacccttcccccccccagtgctggaAGCGGGGGGGGTTAGCagtcgggggggcgggggcgcgggGCAGAGTCATGGGCAGGCTGAAGAACCAGGAGCTGCCCCAGCGAGCCTGGAGACGAGGGAGGACCCCCTGGCCGGCCTTGGGGGGCTAGCGAGGGGCACCTGGCGGGTGAGCTGGTCTGAGAGCTGCTGGCTGGGGGGTGCCACGGGGGACCCCCCTGGCTGCGTGCCAGTGAGTCCCTGGGGAGAGGCCCTCGCTGGGTGTGCCGTGGAGGGGCTTCAGGGTGCTGACGTGCATCAGCCCCCCTCTTCTCCGGTCTgatggctggccccagggcttgGGGGGGCACCAGCGTGGGGGACACTGagcaggaggaggatggggggttGGCCACTGGCTGGCGATGGTGAGGTGCCCCAGACcaagggggcagttggggggtgggagctgtgatgtctctgtctctctctgagggtctcacctccccctcccctctcaacAGCTTTTCTATTCATTCTTCAAATCCCTGGTGGGGAAGGACGTGGTGGTGGAGTTGAAAAACGATTTGAGGTGAGTCCTGGTGCCAGCCcccccatgctctaaccactaggctgtactcgtctcccagagctggggtagaacccaggagtctgggctccccgtcccccccaccccttgctgcTGTACCCACTGCACCCCATTCCCCTGTGGTAACATCCCTCCCTCTCTGTTGCAGTATCTGTGGGACCCTCCATTCCGTGGATCAGGTAAGAAATGTCCAGGTTATTTTCAGAGCGTGTCCCCGCCGCGTGCCCCGGGCCCCGggagattcccccctcccccctgggcTGGATAGGAGCCGAACCCCCCAATCCCACCCCCGAACCAGcccgtccctgccctggggccagatcggAGCTGGTGCCCAtacaggggaaaggccccatcttcccccccccccaccttaagccagtctgtcccccaccctGGGCCTCATCAGAGGGGAAAGActgcacccccccaccaccacctgtgaaTCAGCCTgtcccccaccctggggctgcaTCGGAGCTGGTGCCCCCTATTGGGGAAAGGCCCCCTGCggactcccctcttcccccaagccagctagtccctgccctggagccagatgcgagccagcgccccctagaggggacaggccctgtGCCCCATCCCTTGCCCCCCGCTTTCCTAGCAGAGCGATGCAGAAGGTAGCCGCTTGCCCTCCACTGTCTGGGTGTTAACTGTCCGTGTGTTTGTCCGTCCTGCCAGTACTTGAACATCAAGCTGACTGACATCAGTGTGACGGATCCGGAGAAGTACCCCCACATGGTAAGGGGCTGCCCCCTGCCGGGAGGGTGGAGGGGGCCCTGCTGGTGAAGTGCGTGGGAAGCGAGTGGGCAGTGGGAGGTTGTTGGGGGGACAGGGGGATCAGAGTGCTGATGGCATCTCTCACAGGGTGGGTCTGGTGTCCTTGTCTCCATCCCAGCAGGGGGCGGGCCACAAACACAGGGGGCGGAGTCTGATTCTCCCAGCCTGCAGGGGGGCAGATGCTGCCCCCCCCGCcgcagggacacatgggggcaGGCTCTGACACACCACCCCCCAGTAGCAGGGATGCTCCCCCTCACCTcggtctctctccccccagctgtcGGTGAAGAACTGCTTTATCCGGCTCGTGGTGCGCTACGTGCAGCTGCCGGCGGACGAGGTGGACACGCAGCTGCTCCAGGACGCCGCGCGCAAGGAGgcctgcagcagaagcagtgatttccccccccccgcacaacacgcccccccccgctgcaggGGTGCTGGGTGGACCTCCCCTGCTCGGCAGCTCCTGCTACTAGACCATGGGGCAACTGGTGCTCCCGGATGCCTGGGTCCGTGGCTGCTCCCCCTCCTGGCTGGGAGCAGACCTGATCGCGGTCCAGGAGCACGGACGCCTGGGTCCACTCTGCTCCCTCCATGCTCTGGGAGTAGGAGCTGAGCCCCTATCCAGGAGCCCAGATGCCTGGGTTCTTCATTTTCATCCTATGCAAGCCCCAGGcctccggactcctgggttcttctccGCTTTTGCTCAGGAGGGAACAGAAGAGCGGAGGGGAACCCAGGCACCTGGGGCCCTGCATGGGGGCTCAGCTTCTACTCAAGAGAATTGGGTGGGGGCTGTGCCCTTTCTAGGGCCCCGGATGCCTGCGTtcaatccccctgcccccagtatcCCCAGATCTAGGACACCTGGATTCTGTGTGCTCCCTGAGCTGCTTATCTCCCTGGGATGAATACGGGGCGGTTCCTAGGTTTGTTGTGTCCCTCCCGCTTggggaaaagatttggggggggtCCCTTTAGTTCCGGTTGAATCTCTCCACGCCCCTCTTTCACCTCCGGGCTATGGCCAGTTAagcctcatttttatttttaaactctaaTTTCTCCCTGCTCTTTATAGAGGGTGttta
This portion of the Dermochelys coriacea isolate rDerCor1 chromosome 14, rDerCor1.pri.v4, whole genome shotgun sequence genome encodes:
- the LOC119843151 gene encoding LOW QUALITY PROTEIN: neural proliferation differentiation and control protein 1-like (The sequence of the model RefSeq protein was modified relative to this genomic sequence to represent the inferred CDS: inserted 3 bases in 3 codons), whose product is MRTLRWLAALAALLELGLAPGAGGEAGPAATCPPRIRLNCLLQRRKGCGPGGIRSCGPCIRPYHEDPDGDCVLETLHRNDDRAKADARPSDLATLIRSLVAKKQKGSRTPGTEPPQHAGSMGIDPQVPSVTETPPTSPPPPTTPPSAKMPGSSPPGXEEDLNSGXPDSRLNEAVSLLLVLMCSVTGVSGLLVAALCWYRLQQEVRLAQKMAYTAYRGNHYRYHQPRMYMDARLAQSCQVHQYQRQKKILTNEASPPKPVQQLSTESETENGDFTVYECPGLAPSGEMESTTRSSTRRPPGSPAPPNPAPLPPPFSPPPSEQHSTPWXETWGEVDLLRFWQHLPQEPAPTRTTRGGG
- the LSM2 gene encoding U6 snRNA-associated Sm-like protein LSm2 isoform X1, with product MLFYSFFKSLVGKDVVVELKNDLSICGTLHSVDQYLNIKLTDISVTDPEKYPHMLSVKNCFIRLVVRYVQLPADEVDTQLLQDAARKEACSRSSDFPPPAQHAPPRCRGAGWTSPARQLLLLDHGATGAPGCLGPWLLPLLAGSRPDRGPGARTPGSTLLPPCSGSRS
- the LSM2 gene encoding U6 snRNA-associated Sm-like protein LSm2 isoform X2 — encoded protein: MLFYSFFKSLVGKDVVVELKNDLSICGTLHSVDQYLNIKLTDISVTDPEKYPHMLSVKNCFIRLVVRYVQLPADEVDTQLLQDAARKEACSRSSDFPPPAQHAPPRCRGAGWTSPARQLLLLDHGATGAPGCLGPWLLPLLAGSRS